A genome region from Poecile atricapillus isolate bPoeAtr1 chromosome 34, bPoeAtr1.hap1, whole genome shotgun sequence includes the following:
- the SLX1A gene encoding LOW QUALITY PROTEIN: structure-specific endonuclease subunit SLX1 (The sequence of the model RefSeq protein was modified relative to this genomic sequence to represent the inferred CDS: deleted 1 base in 1 codon) encodes MAMAAMRAVYLLRSAAPRARPGTYVGFTVDPRRRLRQHNGGRRRGGARRTSGRGPWEMELFVHGFPSDVAALRFEWAWQHPSSSHRLFAPPPRRPREQPISFALRVLPRLLRAPPWSRLPLRIRWLRPPSPALELAPPPHVLQEEGAGPPRLKRRKGRSQGTAAGVDGCGLCGEDLATPLLRCPRPPCSMAAHPPCLARLFLAPEPRQLLPITGACPRCHAQLLWGDLIRRCKGEAEPEEEWEEPDDIIIPSSAPT; translated from the exons ATGGCGATGGCCGCCATGAGGGCCGTGTACCTGCTGCGCTCCGCCgccccccgggcccggcccggcaccTACGTGGGGTTCACGGTGGATccgcggcggcggctgcggcagCACAACGGCGGCAGGAGGCGG GGGGGGGCCCGCAGGACCAGCGGGAGGGGGCCCTG GGAAATGGAACTTTTCGTCCACGGCTTCCCCTCCGACGTCGCCGCCCTCAGG TTTGAGTGGGCGTGGCAGCACCCAAGCTCCTCCCACCGCCTCTTTGCCCcgcccccgcgccgcccccgggAGCAGCCAATCAGCTTCGCCCTCCGCGTGCTGCCCCGCCTCCTCCGGGCCCCGCCCTGGTCCCGCCTCCCGCTCCGGATCCGCTGGCTCCGCCCCCCGAGCCCCGCCCTGGagctggccccgccccctcacgtgctgcaggaggagggggcggggcctccgCGCCTTAAAAGGAGAAAGGGGCGGAGCCAAGGGACGGCCGCAGGCGTGGATGGGTGTGGCCTCTGTGGGGAG GACCTGGCCACGCCCCTTCTGCGCTGTCCCCGCCCCCCGTGCTCCATGGCCGCCCATCCCCCGTGCCTGGCCCGGCTCTTCCTGGCGCCGGAGCCGCGGCAGCTGCTGCCAATCACGGGCGCCTGTCCCCG GTGCCACGCCCAGCTCCTCTGGGGGGATCTGATTCGTCGCTGCAAGGGGGAGGCGGAGCCTGAGGAGGAGTGGGAGGAGCCTGATGACATCATCATCCCCAGCTCCGCCCCCACATGA
- the BOLA2B gene encoding LOW QUALITY PROTEIN: bolA-like protein 2 (The sequence of the model RefSeq protein was modified relative to this genomic sequence to represent the inferred CDS: deleted 2 bases in 2 codons): MPCCCFRLGTQNAPRAAEVTHAEGGMEPPRAEELRERLRERLQAEHVEVQENPRLCPGSFRLVVVSGNFRGLKTLERHRLVNEALKEELGRIHALEQRTLTPEQWEEQRGSLA; the protein is encoded by the exons ATGCCTTGTTGCTGTTTCCGCCTCGGTACCCAGAACGCCCCGCGCGCGGCGGAAGTGACGCACGCGGAAGGCGGA ATGGAACCGCCGAGGGCGGAG GAGCTGCGGGAGCGGCTCCGGGAGCGGCTCCAGGCCGAGCACGTG gaggtgcaggagaaCCCCCGGCTCTGCCCGGGCAGTTTCCGCCTCGTCGTCGTTTCCGGAAATTTCCGCGGCCTCAAAACCCTGGAGAGGCACCG GCTCGTTAACGAGGCGCTGAAGGAGGAGCTGGGCCGGATCCACGCCCTGGAGCAGCGGACGCTGACGCCGGAGCAGTGGGAGGAGCAGCGCGGCTCATTAGCATAA
- the LOC131590635 gene encoding LOW QUALITY PROTEIN: sodium/glucose cotransporter 2-like (The sequence of the model RefSeq protein was modified relative to this genomic sequence to represent the inferred CDS: deleted 1 base in 1 codon), with the protein MAAPGAGPWDLGVIGVYFLLVMAVGLWALRRRSGRSLSGYFLAGRSMGWAPVGASLFASNIGSGHFVGLAGTCAAGGIAVGGFEWSGMFIVLLLGWVFVPIYLRAGVSTMPEYLGRRFGGGRIRLYLALLSLGLYVSTKISVDMYSGALFIREALGWDLYGSVGALLGITALYTITGGLTALMFADLVQTLIIITGASVLAGYALGAVGGYQGLRELYPLALPPNSSGPCGRPRPDAFHLLRDPGSGDLPWPGLLLGLGIISAWYWCTDQVIVQRCLAGRSLTHVRAGCVVCGYLKVLPMFLMVLPGMAARVLFPEVVGCADPQGCSRACGSALSCSNVAYPRLVLSLLPPGLRGLMLAVVLAALMSSLASIFASSGALFTLDVFQKLRPQAGPRQLLLAGRLWVLVMVGLSLAWLPVVEAARGGQLFDYMQALSSYLAPPVAAVFFLAVFVPRVNEPGAFWGLLGGLGLGLARMIPEILLGSGSCGTPGRCPALLCGLHYLHFAVLLFLLTCAIVLAVSCCSPPIPTVHLHRLVFSLRNSREPRIDLDAPKEPPQNPGVPLGDLEAAPGAGPGAGGVASGLGVAPAEATPPEDPKWSRVVNINALVLMGVASFLWGYFA; encoded by the exons atGGCGGCGCCGGGCGCGGGGCCCTGGGACCTGGGGGTGATCGGGGTTTATTTCCTGCTCGTCATGGCCGTGGGGCTCTGG GCCCTGCGCAGGCGCAGTGGGCGGAGCCTCTCCGGGTATTTCCTGGCTGGACGCAGCATGGGCTGGGCCCCG GTGGGGGCGTCGCTCTTTGCCAGCAACATCGGCTCCGGTCACTTCGTGGGGCTGGCGGGGACG TGCGCGGCCGGCGGCATCGCCGTGGGCGGCTTCGAGTGGAGC gGCATGTTCATcgtgctgctcctgggctgggtGTTCGTCCCCATCTACCTGAGAGCCGGG GTGTCCACCATGCCCGAGTACCTGGGCCGGCGCTTCGGGGGGGGGCGGATCCGGCTCTACCTGGCGCTGCTCTCGCTGGGGCTCTACGTCAGCACCAAGATCTcg GTGGACATGTACTCGGGGGCGCTCTTCATCCGCGAGGCGCTGGGCTGGGACCTGTACGGCTCCGTGGGGGCCCTGCTGGGCATCACCGCCCTCTACACCATCACTG GCGGGCTGACAGCGCTGATGTTCGCGGACCTGGTGCAGACGCTGATCATCATCACTGGAGCCTCGGTGCTGGCCGGCTACG CGCTGGGCGCCGTGGGCGGGTACCAGGGCCTGCGGGAGCTCTACCCCCTGGCGCTGCCCCCCAACTCCTCGGGGCCCTgcggccgcccccggcccgACGCCTTCCACCTCCTGCGGGACCCCGGCTCCGGGGACCTGCCCTGGCCCGGCCTCCTGCTCGGACTGGGAATCATCTCCGCCTGGTACTGGTGCACCGACCAG GTGATCGTGCAGCGCTGCCTCGCCGGCCGCTCCCTCACGCACGTCCGCGCCGGCTGCGTCGTCTGCGGCTACCTCAAGGTGCTGCCCATGTTCCTGATGGTGCTGCCCGGCATGGCCGCCCGCGTCCTCTTCCCGG AGGTCGTGGGCTGCGCTgacccccagggctgctcccggGCCTGCGGCTCcgccctcagctgctccaacGTGGCGTATCCGCGCCTGGTGCTCAGCCTGCTGCCCCCCG GGCTGCGGGGGCTGATGCTGGCCGTGGTGCTGGCCGCGCTGATGTCGTCGCTGGCCTCCATCTTCGCCAGCTCCGGGGCCCTCTTCACGCTGGACGTGTTCCAGAAGCTGCGGCCGCAGGCGGGGCCacggcagctgctgctggccggCAG GCTCTGGGTGCTGGTCATGGTGGGgctcagcctggcctggctgccgGTGGTGGAGGCGGCGAGGGGGGGGCAGCTCTTCGATTACATGCAGGCCCTGTCCTCGTACCTGGCCCCGCCCGTGGCCGCCGTCTTCTTCCTGGCCGTGTTCGTGCCCCGCGTCAACGAGCCC GGCGCCTTCTGGGGTctgctgggggggctggggctggggctggcccgGATGATCCCCGAGATCCTTTTGGGGTCGGGGTCCTGCGGGACCCCCGGGCGCTGCCCCGCCCTCCTCTGCGGCCTGCACTACCTGCACTTCGCCgtgctgctcttcctgctcaCCTGCGCCATCGTCCTGGCcgtgtcctgctgctccccgCCCATCCCCACCGTCCAC CTGCACAGGTTGGTGTTCAGCCTCCGGAACAGCCGCGAGCCCCGAATCGACCTGGACGCGCCCAAGGAGCCCCCCCAGAATCCGGGGGTCCCGCTCGGGG ACTTGGAAGCGGCTCcaggggcggggccgggagctGGGGGCGTGGCCTCGGGGTTGGGCGTGGCCCCAGCTGAAGCCACGCCCCCCGAGGATCCCAAATGGAGCCGCGTGGTCAACATCAACGCCCTGGTGCTGATGGGCGTGGCCTCTTTCCTTTGGGGCTATTTTgcctga